One window of Saccharomyces kudriavzevii IFO 1802 strain IFO1802 genome assembly, chromosome: 10 genomic DNA carries:
- the JEM1 gene encoding Jem1p (similar to Saccharomyces cerevisiae JEM1 (YJL073W); ancestral locus Anc_1.297): protein MILITGYCLLVYSIILPVLISAIKSCDLAELQQLNKNLKVDTESLTKYQWIAGQLEQNCMTTELESEDMTDVIRLANQIYYKIGLIQMSNDQHLKAIDIFEKIVSNETYTDSFGKLAEKRLQEMYKDFGLWDEVRQKDEHYTKYLSLNETIGKKILSKDVSVEEDLSELLRITPYDRNILSTHIDVLFHKMVEEIDVSLAAAIILDYETILDKHLASLSLDTRLSIHYVISVLQTFVLNSDASFNLRKCLSIDMDNDKCKRLSMAISKLNKVNPSKRQILDPEMYAFEREGSTDWDKTIDFYLKEGKPFIAQKKVLSKDITFKNNYSFLQEILKQLIQDVQLLRPLTTNLFDDPTNINDFAKPKSYYHTDYLVYIDSVICQASTMSSDAKRTKMAAPFCKKVLKHSLTLETWNHYQDAKSQQKRLPETILDDVWNSNPHLLMYMINSILNRNKSKPHSQSKKQLYDQISKFFQDNGLSESTNPYVVKNFRLLQKQLQAYKEQKHRNFNQQHFQQQQQQQQQQQHQTPPQGSSYDPKKDYYKTLGVTPSATSKEIRKAYLNLTKKYHPDKIKANHNDKKESIHETMSQINEAYEALSDDNKRKEYDLSRSNPHRNTFAQGPRQSMFKNQGNGFPFRNSFKMNFGF from the coding sequence ATGATACTAATTACGGGATACTGTCTTCTGGTCTATAGTATTATTTTACCAGTACTGATATCGGCCATCAAATCATGTGATTTGGCTGAGTTGCAACAACTGAACAAGAACCTGAAAGTAGACACTGAGTCCTTGACAAAATATCAATGGATCGCGGGACAATTAGAACAAAATTGCATGACAACGGAACTAGAAAGTGAGGATATGACAGATGTCATTCGACTGGCTAACCAAATATACTACAAGATTGGGCTGATCCAAATGTCTAATGACCAACACCTGAAGGCCATTGACATattcgaaaaaattgtttccAATGAAACTTATACAGATTCCTTTGGGAAGCTGGCCGAGAAAAGGCTGCAAGAGATGTATAAGGATTTTGGTCTGTGGGATGAGGTGCGTCAAAAGGATGAACACTATACAAAATACCTCTCTTTGAATGAGACTAtcggaaagaaaatactaTCAAAAGATGTTTCCGTGGAGGAGGATCTTTCGGAGCTACTTCGCATAACGCCGTATGATAGAAACATCCTTTCCACTCATATTGATGTTCTTTTCCACAAGATGGTCGAGGAGATTGATGTTTCACTAGCAGCTGCCATTATCTTGGATTACGAAACAATTCTTGACAAACATTTGGCTTCTTTGAGCCTAGATACAAGGCTTTCTATTCATTATGTCATATCGGTCTTGCAGACTTTTGTACTCAATTCCGATGCGTCCTTTAATTTGAGAAAGTGCTTATCCATTGATATGGACAACGATAAGTGTAAAAGGCTAAGTATGGCTATTTCTAAATTAAACAAAGTGAATCCATCCAAAAGACAGATTTTGGATCCGGAAATGTATGCGTTCGAGCGTGAAGGGTCTACAGATTGGGACAAAACTATAGATTTTTACTTGAAGGAGGGAAAGCCATTTATTGCCCAAAAGAAAGTTCTTAGTAAGGATATaacattcaaaaacaacTACTCATTTTTACAGGAGATACTTAAACAATTAATTCAGGATGTGCAACTGTTAAGACCTTTGACAACAAATTTATTTGACGATCCTACCAACATCAATGACTTTGCCAAGCCAAAATCCTACTATCACACTGATTATCTGGTATATATTGACTCCGTTATTTGCCAGGCTTCTACCATGAGTTCGGATGCCAAGAGAACTAAAATGGCAGCACCATTTTGCAAAAAAGTTTTAAAACATTCATTAACGCTAGAAACCTGGAACCACTATCAGGATGCCAAATCTCAGCAAAAACGGTTGCCTGAAACAATTTTGGATGATGTTTGGAATTCCAATCCTCATTTGCTGATGTATATGATAAACTCGATCTTAAACAGAAATAAGTCTAAACCACATTCCCAGTCTAAGAAACAATTGTACGATCAGATAAGTAAGTTTTTCCAGGATAACGGGCTTTCAGAGTCAACAAATCCATACGTGGTAAAAAACTTCCGTTTGTTGCAGAAACAATTACAAGCTTacaaagaacaaaaacatCGGAATTTCAACCAACAACATTtccaacaacagcaacaacaacaacaacagcaacagcacCAGACTCCCCCACAGGGGTCCAGCTATGACCCTAAAAAGGACTATTATAAAACTCTTGGGGTAACACCTAGTGCTACTTcgaaagaaataagaaaagcATACTTGAATTTAACCAAAAAATACCATCCAGATAAGATAAAGGCAAACCATAATGACAAAAAAGAGTCCATTCACGAAACAATGTCACAAATTAATGAGGCATACGAGGCGTTAAGTGACGACaacaagaggaaagaatACGATCTCTCGAGGTCTAATCCTCATCGAAACACATTTGCTCAGGGACCTAGGCAAAGCATGTTCAAAAACCAAGGGAATGGATTTCCATTCAGAAATagtttcaaaatgaattttggtTTCTGA
- the PSF2 gene encoding DNA replication protein PSF2 (similar to Saccharomyces cerevisiae PSF2 (YJL072C); ancestral locus Anc_1.300) yields MALPAHLQQSFSSEEIQFIVENEPIKIFPRITTRQKIHRNDKGVRDQTPNRWQLITTGDKALNNMVAMRSTEVVLWIALLLKQQSKCSIVAPQWLTTKELDRKIQYEKAHPDRFSELPWNWLVLARILFSKAKDDFHDPIHELRGKIQDLREIRQVKVLKGLKYLNESHLQLDNLSLLEINELRPFITDIMDKLREIHAASLTVAGENEEEDFNN; encoded by the coding sequence ATGGCATTACCAGCGCATCTGCAGCAGTCTTTCTCGTCAGAGGAAATTCAGTTTATTGTAGAGAATGAACCGATAAAGATTTTTCCCAGAATAACGACACGCCAAAAGATTCATAGAAATGATAAAGGAGTCCGGGATCAGACACCTAACCGCTGGCAACTTATCACGACGGGTGACAAGGCCCTAAATAATATGGTAGCGATGCGCTCTACCGAGGTGGTCCTTTGGATTGCTCTGTTACTGAAGCAGCAATCCAAGTGCAGTATAGTAGCACCACAGTGGTTAACGACGAAAGAGCTTgatagaaaaatacaatatGAAAAGGCACATCCAGATAGGTTTAGTGAGCTACCATGGAACTGGCTTGTTTTAGCACGCATTCTCTTCAGTAAGGCTAAAGATGATTTCCACGACCCCATTCACGAATTGCGCGGtaaaattcaagatttgaGAGAAATAAGGCAGGTCAAGGTATTAAAAGGTCTTAAATATTTGAACGAGTCCCATTTGCAATTAGATAATCTAAGTTTATTAGAGATCAATGAATTGAGGCCGTTCATCACTGACATTATGGACAAATTAAGAGAAATTCACGCAGCATCCCTTACTGTCGCAggtgaaaatgaggaagaGGATTTTAATaactaa